Proteins encoded by one window of Vigna radiata var. radiata cultivar VC1973A chromosome 5, Vradiata_ver6, whole genome shotgun sequence:
- the LOC106760320 gene encoding uncharacterized protein LOC106760320 has product MARPTEGFDLQLYLAVSNHSVSAALIQESPVLKLIYFVSRTLQGAEERYSQVEKVALALITAARRLRPYFQSHQVVIRTNHPIAKILQKPDLAGRMVAWSIELSEFGLRFEPHGSIKGQHLADFTAELSPAIIPPTWTLSMDGSLDRKGGGAGVVLEGPNGELVEQAISFNFQLSNNQAEYEALISGLLLAVELEIERLECRMDSQLVVGFNIAHVPRAQNSRADLFSKLTHSRNKSQLTSVIRTTLDKPLLETCSIDLTSSKTDWRHEIIQLMTQQEQGGFVSAFDSKRIARYTFIGDDLYRRGYTTPLLKCLSADEGKYVIQELHHGICGTHSGKRLLQAKILRAGFYWPTIERDYADFVRRCISCQSHGHDTRIPPSELMGIISPWPFAQWGMDIAGPLPIGSGQRKYLLVAVDYFTKWIEAEALATITARKTNGQAEAANKVIIAELKRRLGQAKGLWVEELPEVLWATVAHRTALPAKLLSTSHMERTLCYRSKLESPPCGGIYKI; this is encoded by the exons ATGGCGCGACCAACGGAAGGCTTTGATTTGCAACTATACCTGGCGGTCTCTAACCATTCGGTAAGCGCCGCCCTCATTCAAGAGTCTCCagttcttaaattaatttattttgttagcagAACTCTGCAGGGAGCAGAAGAGCGATATTCCCAGGTGGAAAAAGTGGCCCTAGCTTTGATTACTGCAGCTAGAAGACTCCGACCGTACTTCCAGAGTCATCAAGTCGTTATCCGGACGAACCACCCGATCGCCAAAATTCTCCAAAAACCGGATCTAGCGGGCCGAATGGTTGCCTGGTCCATTGAATTATCAGAATTCGGCCTCCGTTTCGAACCACATGGCTCCATCAAAGGTCAACATCTGGCCGACTTCACGGCAGAACTTTCGCCGGCAATCATACCGCCCACATGGACTTTAAGCATGGACGGATCCTTAGACAGGAAAGGAGGCGGTGCTGGAGTCGTACTCGAGGGACCGAACGGTGAACTTGTCGAACAGGCCATATCCTTCAATTTTCAACTCAGTAATAACCAAGCTGAGTACGAGGCCCTAATCAGCGGGCTACTTTTGGCTGTGGAATTGGAGATCGAGCGCTTGGAATGCCGAATGGACTCACAGCTAGTCGTCGG TTTCAATATTGCACATGTACCTCGAGCACAGAACTCCCGAGCGGATCTATTCTCTAAGCTGACACACAGTCGGAACAAATCTCAACTAACCTCGGTGATCCGAACCACACTGGATAAACCCTTGTTAGAGACGTGTTCCATTGATCTCACCTCCTCAAAAACTGACTGGCGACACGAAATCATACAACTAATGACTCAACAGGAACAGGGCGGGTTTGTGAGTGCCTTCGACTCTAAACGAATCGCCCGTTATACCTTCATCGGCGACGACCTTTACCGACGCGGGTATACCACCCCACTATTGAAGTGTCTATCTGCAGATGAAGGAAAATATGTCATTCAAGAGCTGCATCACGGAATCTGTGGTACACACTCGGGCAAAAGACTACTTCAAGCAAAAATCCTACGAGCAGGCTTCTATTGGCCTACCATTGAAAGAGACTACGCAGATTTCGTACGAAGGTGCATCTCTTGTCAATCTCATGGACATGATACCCGAATCCCTCCATCCGAACTCATGGGAATCATCTCCCCATGGCCTTTCGCTCAGTGGGGGATGGACATAGCCGGCCCCTTACCGATCGGCAGCGGACAGCGCAAATATCTCCTTGTGGCGGTAGACTATTTCACCAAGTGGATCGAAGCGGAGGCCCTCGCAACAATTACCGCCCGAAAA ACTAATGGTCAAGCAGAGGCGGCCAACAAAGTCATAATTGCTGAACTGAAGAGACGTCTGGGACAAGCCAAGGGTTTATGGGTTGAAGAGCTACCTGAAGTATTGTGGGCTACCGTTGCACACCGCACGGCACTACCGGCGAAACTCCTTTCAACCTCACATATGGAACGGACGCTATGCTACCGGTCGAAGTTGGAGAGCCCTCCTTGCGGCGGAATATACAAGATATGA